A region of Candidatus Effluviviaceae Genus I sp. DNA encodes the following proteins:
- a CDS encoding DUF1232 domain-containing protein, translating to MSTSRVTSDRRGATASGAGGDRPPGFAARLRGRVLALRTEAYALWLAARDPRVPWYAKAVVAVTVAYAVSPIDIIPDFIPVIGLLDDLLILPLGIALAARLIPRELLEEHRAKARERFAAPDATASGAGPHAGRAGPAAVIALALVLAAVPRAGAAPAGQRLPFVLTVADSHTWGDETVPWVADMDGDGCDELVGANELTGTVCPVRLVEKTWVQTGQINVPVAREEWQPFSFVGPGDVDVDGADEFLVSCVVRDTLRLLCYGRAGRVVRDVAVLHGSDRGHEPSWDGRVRQARRVDLGGGEHVYAIAAGADYDGVPRAVLMFDSRLEREVCRFEGGTQFRTLLSADMDGDGREEVVFASAGPGNAGEVNGTRGERPYVGALAFEGGADRGSLRLLWLHEGPADLSDAFVAVGDLTGDGRPEVVSATTPGDASERIVSPLTVWDGATGDSLAGVAVPQRVGMVFVGKDRNGRGVAFASTRSGGLHAYRFVDGRFVESGSAEVGAPADAQACVEVEGVRGSCLLVGTTEGALSVYDSRLRLLATHTPGRPPLYPCAQFLGLYRESPGVTRLVGLSDRAYLLALESAPIDWAFLGGRALGILGLAWAAGCAMSRRVRDLTARRVVRPVLSRLPLPGAGRRARELELLELLEMGGHDKSIVTRPLRRLADTLTMAEGVGAPAEQTAELARKALASHAESGWPGIARILEVAGRLPALRGPAGTLRAALADLDRELARLDAALAAGRVEGALTREIAGRTEALESALRELRETAGEPYGADAVAGVRDALDQFAPDLKAAGVALETDLRAVDDGYAWIAPADLLYVVGNLVSNAARAMRSSATRRLEVRGELSGGFVELRFADTGCGIAEADRERLFTLGGTTKEGEGGTGLYRSVQLLKALGGRLELDRTDPGNGSTFVLRLRRKRRPRAAAPPPAA from the coding sequence ATGAGTACATCGAGAGTCACATCTGACCGACGGGGCGCGACGGCGAGCGGCGCGGGCGGCGACCGTCCGCCCGGTTTCGCCGCGCGCCTCCGCGGGCGCGTCCTCGCGCTCCGGACCGAAGCCTACGCGCTCTGGCTTGCGGCGAGGGACCCGCGCGTGCCGTGGTACGCGAAGGCCGTCGTCGCGGTCACCGTCGCGTACGCCGTGAGCCCGATCGACATCATCCCCGACTTCATCCCCGTCATCGGGCTTCTCGACGACCTCCTCATCCTGCCCCTGGGCATCGCGCTCGCCGCGAGGCTGATTCCCCGCGAGCTCCTCGAGGAGCACCGGGCGAAGGCGCGCGAGCGGTTCGCGGCGCCGGACGCGACGGCGAGCGGCGCGGGGCCCCATGCCGGCCGGGCGGGCCCGGCCGCCGTGATCGCCCTCGCGCTCGTGCTCGCTGCCGTGCCCCGCGCCGGTGCCGCGCCCGCAGGGCAGCGTCTCCCGTTCGTCCTCACCGTCGCCGACTCGCACACCTGGGGCGACGAGACCGTCCCGTGGGTTGCCGACATGGACGGGGACGGCTGCGACGAGCTTGTGGGCGCGAACGAGCTGACCGGCACCGTCTGTCCCGTCCGCCTCGTGGAGAAGACCTGGGTCCAGACCGGGCAGATCAACGTGCCGGTCGCGCGTGAGGAGTGGCAGCCGTTCTCGTTCGTCGGGCCGGGGGACGTGGACGTGGACGGGGCCGACGAGTTCCTCGTCTCCTGCGTCGTGCGCGACACGCTCCGCCTGCTCTGCTACGGGCGGGCGGGGCGGGTCGTGCGCGACGTCGCCGTTCTGCATGGGAGCGACCGCGGGCACGAGCCCTCGTGGGACGGCCGCGTGAGACAGGCGCGGCGCGTTGACCTGGGTGGGGGAGAGCACGTCTACGCAATCGCCGCCGGCGCCGACTACGACGGCGTGCCTCGCGCCGTCCTGATGTTCGACTCCCGACTCGAGCGCGAGGTCTGCCGGTTCGAGGGCGGAACGCAGTTTCGGACGCTTCTCTCCGCGGACATGGACGGCGACGGGCGCGAGGAGGTCGTGTTCGCAAGCGCCGGGCCAGGCAACGCCGGCGAGGTGAACGGCACGCGCGGCGAGCGCCCGTACGTCGGCGCGCTCGCGTTCGAGGGCGGCGCGGACCGCGGCAGTCTGCGCCTCCTGTGGCTGCACGAGGGTCCCGCCGACCTCAGCGACGCGTTCGTGGCGGTCGGCGACCTCACCGGCGACGGCCGGCCCGAGGTCGTGTCGGCGACCACCCCCGGCGACGCCTCGGAGCGCATCGTGAGCCCGCTCACCGTGTGGGACGGGGCGACGGGGGACTCCCTCGCGGGCGTCGCCGTCCCGCAGCGCGTCGGCATGGTGTTCGTGGGGAAGGACCGGAACGGGCGCGGCGTCGCGTTCGCCTCAACGCGGTCGGGCGGACTGCACGCGTACCGCTTCGTGGACGGGCGGTTCGTCGAGAGCGGGTCGGCGGAGGTCGGAGCGCCCGCGGACGCGCAGGCGTGCGTCGAGGTCGAGGGCGTGCGCGGCTCGTGCCTTCTCGTCGGCACGACCGAGGGCGCGCTCTCCGTCTACGACTCGCGGCTTCGCCTCCTCGCAACGCACACGCCCGGCCGGCCGCCGCTCTATCCCTGCGCGCAGTTCCTCGGGCTCTACCGCGAGAGTCCGGGCGTGACGCGCCTCGTCGGCCTCTCCGACCGCGCGTACCTGCTCGCCCTCGAGTCTGCGCCGATCGACTGGGCGTTCCTCGGCGGGCGGGCCCTCGGGATCCTCGGGCTCGCGTGGGCGGCGGGGTGCGCGATGTCCCGGCGCGTGCGGGACCTCACGGCGCGTCGCGTCGTGAGGCCGGTGCTGTCGCGGCTGCCGCTTCCGGGCGCGGGCAGGCGGGCGCGCGAGCTGGAACTGCTCGAACTCCTCGAGATGGGCGGCCACGACAAGAGCATCGTGACGAGGCCGCTCAGGAGGCTCGCCGACACGCTCACGATGGCCGAGGGCGTCGGCGCGCCGGCTGAGCAGACTGCGGAACTGGCGAGGAAGGCGCTTGCGAGCCACGCCGAGTCGGGGTGGCCCGGCATCGCCCGCATCCTCGAGGTCGCTGGGCGGCTGCCCGCGCTGCGGGGCCCCGCAGGGACGCTGCGCGCCGCGCTTGCCGACCTCGACCGCGAACTCGCGCGCCTCGATGCCGCGCTCGCTGCCGGGCGCGTGGAGGGCGCGCTCACACGGGAGATCGCAGGGCGTACGGAGGCGCTCGAGTCGGCCCTGCGGGAGCTGCGCGAGACCGCGGGGGAGCCGTATGGCGCCGACGCGGTCGCCGGCGTGCGCGACGCGCTCGACCAGTTCGCGCCGGACCTGAAGGCGGCCGGCGTCGCGCTCGAAACCGACCTCCGGGCCGTGGACGACGGCTACGCGTGGATCGCCCCGGCGGACCTCCTGTACGTCGTCGGCAACCTCGTGTCGAACGCGGCCCGCGCGATGCGGTCGTCCGCGACCAGGCGGCTCGAGGTCCGCGGCGAGCTGTCGGGCGGGTTCGTCGAGCTGCGGTTCGCGGACACGGGGTGCGGCATCGCGGAGGCCGACCGCGAGCGCCTGTTCACGCTCGGCGGCACGACGAAGGAAGGGGAAGGCGGCACGGGGCTCTATCGTTCCGTGCAGCTTCTCAAAGCGCTCGGCGGGCGGCTCGAGCTGGATCGGACCGATCCGGGGAACGGCTCGACGTTCGTCCTGCGTCTCAGGCGGAAGCGACGGCCGCGGGCCGCCGCGCCCCCGCCAGCAGCCTGA
- a CDS encoding (Fe-S)-binding protein, which produces MTRLFAPGCALMLYKPHLAERLRGLVAERVGPVEYLHACCRHVPPLPPGAEVVNVCPGCDRRYRQNYEHATTVSAWEIVAGHASVALPDYGGRPMSVLDACPTRDQARVHDAVREVVRRMNVTLVEPKRTRAEGTCCGDSLWGEAPADRVADAMRRKAATMPADEIVVYCVTCAKAMALGGKRPRYLVDLVFGEETAPGVTDPTEWHRQLDEYIESHI; this is translated from the coding sequence ATGACCCGTCTCTTCGCGCCCGGTTGCGCCCTCATGCTGTACAAGCCGCATCTCGCGGAGCGGCTCCGCGGGCTCGTCGCCGAACGCGTCGGGCCCGTGGAGTACCTCCACGCCTGCTGCCGCCACGTCCCGCCGCTGCCGCCGGGCGCCGAGGTCGTCAACGTCTGCCCGGGGTGCGACCGGCGGTACCGGCAGAACTACGAGCATGCCACGACCGTCTCCGCGTGGGAGATCGTGGCCGGGCACGCGTCCGTCGCGCTTCCCGACTACGGCGGCCGCCCGATGAGCGTCCTCGACGCCTGCCCGACCCGCGACCAGGCGCGCGTGCACGACGCCGTGCGCGAGGTCGTCCGCAGGATGAACGTCACGCTCGTCGAGCCGAAGCGGACGCGGGCCGAGGGCACCTGCTGCGGGGACTCGCTCTGGGGCGAGGCGCCGGCGGACCGCGTCGCCGACGCGATGCGGAGGAAGGCGGCGACGATGCCCGCCGACGAGATCGTGGTCTACTGCGTCACGTGCGCGAAGGCGATGGCGCTGGGCGGGAAGCGGCCGCGATATCTCGTGGACCTCGTGTTCGGCGAGGAGACGGCGCCGGGCGTCACCGACCCTACGGAGTGGCACAGGCAGCTCGATGAGTACATCGAGAGTCACATCTGA
- a CDS encoding OmpA family protein: MWLDADGEEVGIFSITDSENTRLAINHNELASKSLPKPLGPGVHTMRVMATKTTMKCYIDAERVANVPAVEGFRPTDLAVLLDPWDEEGNPMLLGTFRYAEGGKTLREQLAETGKIISHGILFDSGSAKIKAESYKTLADVAALLTDDPALKLSIEGHTDSDGSDESNMTLSQSRADAVRTYLMDSYKIDGARLKTKGWGESKPIDANATPEGKANNRRVEFVKL; the protein is encoded by the coding sequence GTGTGGCTCGACGCCGACGGCGAGGAGGTCGGCATCTTCTCCATCACCGACAGTGAGAACACCCGGCTCGCGATCAACCACAACGAGCTCGCGAGCAAGTCCCTTCCGAAGCCGCTCGGTCCCGGCGTCCACACGATGCGCGTGATGGCCACGAAGACCACGATGAAGTGCTACATTGACGCCGAGCGCGTCGCGAACGTGCCGGCGGTCGAGGGGTTCAGGCCCACGGACCTCGCGGTGCTGCTGGACCCGTGGGACGAGGAAGGCAACCCGATGCTCCTCGGCACCTTCCGCTACGCCGAGGGCGGGAAGACGCTCAGGGAGCAGCTCGCGGAGACCGGGAAGATCATCTCGCACGGCATCCTCTTCGACTCCGGGTCGGCGAAGATCAAGGCGGAGTCATACAAGACGCTCGCGGACGTCGCCGCGCTGCTCACCGACGACCCCGCGCTCAAGCTCTCCATCGAGGGGCACACCGACAGCGACGGGAGCGACGAGTCCAACATGACGCTCTCGCAGAGCCGCGCCGACGCCGTGAGGACCTACCTCATGGACTCGTACAAGATCGACGGCGCGCGCCTCAAGACCAAAGGCTGGGGCGAGTCGAAGCCGATCGACGCGAACGCGACGCCGGAGGGGAAGGCGAACAACCGGCGCGTGGAGTTCGTGAAGCTGTAG
- a CDS encoding right-handed parallel beta-helix repeat-containing protein, translated as MSSRTPSQSVVIALLAAVFAAIGAHAATIRVPGDQPSISEGVAAASEGDTVRVAAGTYSGIMNRDLDFGGTNIVLVSESGYMSTFIDCGSVARGFVFASGEDTTSVVRGFTIEHAFADSGGAVVCVNASSPRFEDCVFQQNSAMDIGGAVACLEASNPIFRDCTFGMNFATGALSPRGGAVACLDNSSAVFYRCSFSGNTAANFGGAVHCQASSPTFRSCMFAFNEATIQGGGAMFLMTSSSPLIEWCSFVGNTCGTGGGAICGHSSPASLSDCLFYQNEAAGSGGALQLLYSESTGQFTDCMFVGNYAQIGGVLYCYDGANVTFGNCTFVSNIATVDGSLVVANDASPVFTRSVVTDSDGDPLVYCGGTAAPVFSKVVLYDNSPNDDLCGSVSDTLHRDPLFCDAAGFDWSLCEDSVCAPANNAWGELIGAKPVGCGACGTPVEAATWGGIKALFR; from the coding sequence ATGTCATCGCGAACGCCGTCTCAGTCGGTCGTGATCGCGCTTCTGGCCGCGGTCTTTGCCGCCATCGGCGCCCACGCCGCGACCATCCGCGTCCCCGGCGACCAGCCGTCGATCAGCGAGGGAGTCGCCGCCGCGTCCGAGGGCGACACGGTCCGTGTCGCGGCCGGCACGTACTCGGGCATCATGAACCGCGACCTGGACTTCGGCGGCACCAACATCGTGCTCGTGTCGGAGTCCGGGTACATGAGCACCTTCATCGACTGCGGCAGCGTCGCCCGCGGATTCGTCTTCGCGAGCGGCGAGGACACGACCTCGGTCGTGCGGGGGTTCACGATCGAGCACGCCTTCGCCGACAGCGGCGGCGCCGTCGTCTGTGTCAACGCCTCGTCCCCCAGGTTCGAGGACTGCGTCTTCCAGCAGAACAGCGCCATGGACATCGGCGGGGCCGTTGCGTGCCTCGAAGCGTCGAATCCCATCTTCCGTGACTGCACGTTCGGGATGAACTTCGCCACGGGAGCGCTGTCCCCGCGCGGCGGGGCAGTGGCGTGCCTGGACAACTCGAGCGCCGTCTTCTACCGCTGCAGCTTCTCGGGCAACACCGCCGCGAACTTCGGCGGCGCCGTGCACTGCCAGGCCTCGTCTCCGACCTTCAGGTCCTGCATGTTCGCATTCAACGAGGCGACGATCCAGGGCGGGGGGGCCATGTTCCTCATGACGTCCTCGAGCCCCCTGATCGAGTGGTGCAGCTTCGTCGGCAACACGTGCGGCACCGGCGGCGGGGCCATCTGCGGCCACAGCTCCCCGGCCAGCCTGTCCGACTGCCTGTTCTACCAGAACGAGGCGGCAGGCAGCGGCGGCGCTCTCCAGCTCCTGTACTCCGAGTCCACGGGGCAGTTCACGGACTGCATGTTCGTGGGGAACTACGCGCAGATCGGCGGCGTGCTCTACTGCTACGACGGCGCGAACGTGACCTTCGGGAACTGCACCTTCGTGTCGAACATCGCCACGGTCGACGGGTCGCTCGTGGTGGCGAACGACGCTTCCCCTGTCTTCACCAGGAGCGTCGTGACGGACTCCGATGGCGACCCGCTGGTCTACTGCGGGGGCACCGCGGCGCCCGTCTTCTCCAAGGTCGTGCTCTACGACAACAGCCCCAACGACGATCTGTGCGGGTCCGTCTCGGACACGCTCCATCGAGACCCGCTGTTCTGCGATGCCGCGGGGTTCGACTGGAGCCTCTGCGAGGACTCGGTCTGCGCGCCCGCGAACAACGCGTGGGGCGAGCTCATCGGCGCGAAGCCGGTCGGCTGCGGCGCGTGCGGAACTCCGGTCGAGGCCGCGACCTGGGGCGGCATCAAGGCCCTGTTCCGGTAG